In Raphanus sativus cultivar WK10039 chromosome 5, ASM80110v3, whole genome shotgun sequence, the following proteins share a genomic window:
- the LOC108857576 gene encoding peroxisomal adenine nucleotide carrier 1 — protein MVVDLESVSEATSGAVGSLLSTTILYPLDTCKSKFQAEVRARGQQKYRHLSDVLWEAVSKRRILSLYQGLGTKNLQSFVSQFIYFYSYSYFKRSYSERTGSKSIGTKANLLIAAAAGACTSVLTQPLDTASSRMQTSEFGESKGLWKTLTGGDAWGDAFDGLGISLLLTSNPAIQYTVFDQLKQRLLKQKTAKAESGSSSPVVLSAFMAFLLGAVSKSIATVITYPAIRCKVMIQASDETKEKETEKPVSRTKKTIPGVVCDIWRKEGMLGFFKGLHAQILKTVLSSALLLMIKEKISATTWILILAIRRALFLKNGKLKSP, from the exons ATGGTTGTTGATCTGGAGTCGGTGTCAGAGGCAACCTCTGGAGCCGTGGGATCTCTTCTGAGTACAACCATCTTATATCCACTCGATACATGCAAATCAAAGTTCCAAGCCGAGGTTCGAGCTCGAGGCCAGCAAAAATACAG ACATCTCTCTGATGTTCTGTGGGAAGCGGTTTCTAAACGACGGATCCTCTCGCTGTACCAAGGCCTAGGGACGAAGAATCTGCAGTCCTTTGTCTCCCAGTTCATCTATTTTTACAGCTATAGCTATTTCAAGAGGTCGTATAGCGAAAGAACCGGTTCGAAATCGATCGGGACGAAGGCTAACTTGCTcattgctgctgctgctggagCTTGTACTTCTGTCTTAACCCAG CCTCTAGATACAGCTTCGTCGAGGATGCAAACGAGTGAGTTTGGAGAGTCAAAAGGGTTGTGGAAGACCTTAACAGGTGGTGATGCATGGGGAGATGCGTTTGATGGTCTTGGGATCTCTCTTTTGTTGACGTCTAATCCTGCAATTCAG TATACAGTGTTCGATCAGCTGAAACAGCGCCTGCTTAAACAGAAAACCGCAAAAGCCGAGAGTGGTTCTTCTTCACCGGTCGTGCTATCTGCCTTTATGGCCTTCTTGTTAGGTGCGGTCTCCAAAAGTATTGCCACTGTCATCACATATCCTGCAATCAG GTGCAAAGTGATGATTCAAGCTTCTGATGAGACGAAGGAAAAGGAAACTGAGAAGCCCGTAAGTAGGACAAAGAAAACGATACCAGGGGTTGTCTGTGACATATGGAGAAAAGAAGGAATGTTAGGGTTCTTTAAAGGGTTGCATGCTCAGATCTTGAAGACAGTTCTGAGCTCAGCTTTGCTACTGATGATCAAAGAGAAAATCAGTGCAACAACATGGATTCTCATTCTAGCTATCCGTAGAGCTCTGTTTCTTAAAAATGGTAAGTTGAAAAGTCCTTAA
- the LOC108861245 gene encoding formin-like protein 11 — MVYFRQILLMIIVLVISLQCCNVFADTKEFDDWKTLTVANGERYRTQIGKLVGVDGGEKKKLHVLEKFRALLCLIKPSTLRRRNLATSASLAPWTAPSPSPFPNGGPVESPAYSPAPQRPIPPHLRRPLPHRTHHPSRHRVAQRRKHENRGALTHIVVSIACGIGFLVCVVGVLCLYARRRKKNGKTPSFQSSTRKVTINPTLDLERQSSVSTKEVRETEKDVKHKNGVLLEEDVKTEILSDSDNASSYSTQEIVSVHEKDDEEQTVDSVSGPVVSDGCDSSDDNESFHSAGGGSHYSDPRLSNASSSVGSSQRFAERSGISPPPPPPPPPPPLPPLSNRGLDTLSLPKPADLQTLSSQLTAKVCASSSSDPSHPSTPPPLRPPPPPPLPSKQPQVVNKAPPPPLSLDFSQRRPLGKNGAPLPKLKPLHWDKVRATPNRTTVWDRLRASSFEFDEEMIESLFGHTMQSSTKNEEGKCKTPSPGKHLLEPKRLQNFTILLKALNATADQICSALGRGEGLCLQQLEALVKMVPSKEEELKLCSYKGEVDELGSAEKFLKALVGVPFAFQRAEAMLYRETFEDEVVHLRNSFSMLEEACMELKSSRLFSKLLETVLKTGNRMNVGTIRGGAKAFKLDALLKLSDVKGTDGKTTLLHFVVQEISRSEGIRVSDSIMGRIMNQRTNKNRTAEEQEEDYRRMGLDLVSGLNNELRNVKKTATIDMEGLVSSVSNLRDGLGELKCLAREKLKGDEGNRAFVCSMNSFLRYGEKSLEELREDEKRVMERVGEIAEYFHGDVRGDEKNPLRIFVIVRDFLGMLDHVCRELRCVRVPNSPSPLAPFR; from the exons ATGGTTTACTTTCGTCAGATTCTTCTCATGATCATTGTGCTAGTGATATCATTACAATGCTGCAACGTTTTTGCTGATACTAAAGAGTTTGATGACTGGAAGACGTTAACGGTTGCAAACGGCGAGAGATACCGGACCCAGATCGGAAAACTCGTCGGAGTAGACGGAGGCGAGAAGAAAAAGCTTCATGTTTTGGAAAAGTTCCGAGCTTTACTCTGTTTGATCAAACCCTCTACTCTCCGGCGAAGAAACCTCGCGACATCTGCTTCTCTAGCTCCTTGGACGGCGCCGTCACCGTCACCGTTTCCAAACGGTGGTCCAGTGGAGTCTCCCGCGTACTCTCCAGCTCCTCAGCGACCAATCCCTCCTCATCTCCGTCGTCCGTTGCCTCACCGGACTCATCATCCATCGAGACATCGCGTGGCTCAAAGACGAAAACACGAAAACAGAGGAGCGTTAACACATATCGTCGTTTCAATAGCTTGTGGAATCGGTTTCTTGGTTTGTGTTGTCGGAGTGTTATGTCTCTACgcgagaagaaggaagaagaacgGTAAAACGCCGTCGTTTCAGAGCTCGACGAGGAAGGTCACTATAAACCCTACACTCGACTTGGAGAGACAGAGCTCTGTTTCTACTAAAGAAGTACGAGAAACAGAGAAGGACGTGAAGCATAAAAACGGTGTATTGCTTGAAGAGGACGTTAAGACAGAGATTTTATCAGATTCGGACAATGCTAGTAGCTACTCGACGCAAGAGATTGTGTCGGTGCATGAAAAAGATGATGAGGAACAAACAGTGGACTCTGTTTCAGGTCCTGTTGTTAGCGATGGATGCGACTCTTCAGATGATAATGAGTCTTTTCATTCCGCTGGTGGTGGCTCTCACTACTCAGATCCAAGACTCTCAaatgcttcttcttctgttggATCCTCTCAACGCTTCGCAGAACGCTCCGGAatctctccaccaccaccaccgccaccgCCACCTCCACCACTTCCGCCACTCTCGAACAGAGGACTTGACACTCTGTCTTTGCCAAAACCGGCTGATCTGCAGACGCTTTCTTCGCAGTTAACCGCAAAAGTTtgtgcttcttcttcctcagacCCAAGTCATCCATCCACACCACCGCCGCTACGGCCACCGCCACCACCGCCGCTACCGTCAAAACAACCTCAAGTAGTGAACAAAGCACCACCACCTCCTCTGTCTCTAGATTTTTCTCAGCGTAGACCGTTAGGTAAAAATGGAGCTCCATTGCCTAAGCTGAAGCCACTTCATTGGGATAAAGTCAGGGCTACACCGAACCGGACTACGGTCTGGGATAGGCTCAGAGCAAGCTCTTTTGA ATTTGATGAAGAGATGATTGAGTCGCTATTTGGACACACAATGCAAAGCTCGACAAAGAATGAAGAAGGGAAGTGCAAAACTCCATCACCAGGGAAACATCTTCTTGAACCTAAAAGACTTCAGAACTTTACTATTCTCTTGAAAGCACTCAATGCAACCGCTGATCAAATATGTTCTGCCTTGGGGAGAG GGGAAGGCTTGTGTTTACAGCAATTAGAAGCGTTGGTGAAGATGGTACCGTCTAAAGAAGAAGAGCTGAAGCTGTGTAGCTACAAAGGAGAAGTAGATGAGCTTGGCTCAGCTGAGAAATTTCTCAAGGCGCTTGTAGGAGTTCCATTTGCGTTTCAAAGAGCTGAAGCAATGCTTTATAGAGAGACGTTTGAAGATGAAGTGGTTCATCTCAGAAACTCCTTCTCAATGCTTGAG GAAGCTTGCATGGAGCTTAAGTCAAGCAGATTATTCTCGAAGCTTTTAGAAACTGTACTTAAGACTGGAAACAGGATGAATGTAGGAACCATACGCGGTGGCGCAAAGGCCTTCAAGCTTGACGCTCTGCTCAAACTCTCTGATGTGAAGGGCACAGATGGGAAGACAACTCTGCTCCACTTCGTCGTGCAAGAGATATCTAGGTCTGAGGGAATCAGAGTTTCAGACAGCATCATGGGACGGATAATGAACCAGAGAACAAACAAGAACAGAACAGCCGAGGAGCAAGAGGAGGATTACAGAAGGATGGGGCTAGATCTTGTCTCCGGCCTTAACAATGAGCTAAGAAACGTGAAGAAGACGGCAACGATTGATATGGAAGGACTCGTTAGCTCGGTGTCGAATCTGAGAGATGGGCTAGGGGAATTGAAATGTCTAGCGAGAGAGAAGCTGAAAGGGGATGAAGGAAACAGAGCATTTGTTTGTTCAATGAACTCGTTCTTGAGATATGGAGAGAAGAGCTTGGAAGAGTTGAGAGAAGACGAGAAGAGGGTGATGGAGAGGGTTGGCGAGATCGCTGAGTATTTTCATGGAGACGTGAGGGGAGATGAGAAGAACCCTTTGAGGATCTTTGTGATTGTTAGGGATTTTCTGGGGATGTTGGATCATGTTTGTAGAGAGTTGAGGTGTGTTAGGGTTCCTAACAGCCCTAGCCCTTTGGCTCCGTTTAGATGA
- the LOC108857578 gene encoding guanosine deaminase, producing the protein MMTSENKTTTNDQKVSVSVPSVTDPGHATVELAASSDRDHKYLTQAVEEAYIGVECGDGRPFGAVIVHKNEVLVSCHNMVLRYKDPTAHAETVAIREACKKLNSTKLSECEMYASCEPCPMCFGAIHLSRLKRLVYGAQAEAAVAIGFNSCVANGVKGTELFYKSNLEIVKLDVSIAEQVFQNTKGKFSL; encoded by the exons ATGATGACTAGCGAGAACAAGACGACCACCAACGACCAGAAAGTCTCTGTATCTGTACCT TCCGTTACAGATCCAGGTCATGCCACCGTCGAACTCGCTG CTTCGAGTGATAGGGATCATAAGTATTTAACCCAAGCTGTGGAAGAAGCATACATTGGAGTGGAGTGTGGTGATGGCCGTCCTTTTGGAGCGGTTATAGTTCACAAGAACGAAGTCCTTGTGAGCTGCCATAATATGGTTTTGAGATACAAAGACCCAACAGCACATGCTGAAACCGTAGCTATTAGAGAG GCATGTAAGAAGCTGAACAGTACCAAGCTGTCGGAATGCGAGATGTACGCATCATGCGAGCCTTGTCCGATGTGTTTTGGAGCCATCCATCTCTCAAGACTCAAG AGATTGGTGTATGGGGCGCAAGCAGAAGCAGCTGTAGCAATCGGGTTCAATAGCTGCGTAGCCAATGGTGTGAAAGGCACTGAGCTCTTCTATAAGTCTAATCTAGAGATCGTAAAACTGGATGTGAGTATCGCTGAGCAAGTGTTCCAGAATACAAAGGGGAAGTTCAGTTtatag
- the LOC108861247 gene encoding acyl-CoA-binding domain-containing protein 4 isoform X2, which translates to MAMSRATSGPAYPERFYAAASYVGIDGSDSSAKRVSSKFSNDTALIFYALHQQATVGPCNTPKPSAWRPVEQSKWKSWQGLGTMPSMEAMRLFVKILEEENPDWYSREFTDIPEPVVDVQINTKDEPVVENGNSLSETKTVSTENGRLSETQDKDVVSEDPNTVSVYNQWTAPQTSGQRPKARYEHGAAVIQDKMYIYGGNHNGRYLGDLHVLDLKNWTWSKVETKVATDTESEETSPTLLSPCAGHSLIPWDNKLLSIGGHAKNPSESMQVKVFDTHTCTWSILKTYGKPPVSRGGQSVTVVGKTLVIFGGQDAKRSLLNDLHELDLETMTWDEIDAIGVSPSPRSDHAAALHAERYLLIFGGGSHATCFGDLHVLDLQTMEWSRPAQQGEAPTPRSGHAGVTIGENWFIVGGGDNKSGASESIVLNMSTLTWSAVASVQGRVPLASEGLSLVVSSYNGEDVLVAFGGYNGRYNNEINLLKPSHKSTLQPKTLEAPLPVSLSAVNNATTRDIESEVEVSQESRVREILMDNANTGSKVEGNSEHIIEILKSEKEELEASLNKEQMQTLQLRQELAEGESRNTYLNKELQSVRGQLATEQSRCFKLEVDVAELRQKLQALETLQKELELLQRQKAVSEQAATNAKRQSSGGVWDWLAGSPQEKDDSS; encoded by the exons ATGGCAATGAGTAGAGCAACATCTGGCCCAGCCTACCCGGAGAGATTCTACGCCGCAGCATCTTACGTCGGCATCGACGGATCCGATTCGTCGGCGAAACGCGTCAGCTCGAAATTCTCCAATGACACTGCACTAATTTTCTACGCGCTGCACCAGCAG GCTACTGTAGGACCGTGCAACACTCCGAAACCTAGTGCATGGAGACCTGTGGAGCAAAGCAAGTGGAAAAG TTGGCAGGGTCTCGGAACCATGCCCTCCATGGAGGCGATGCGTCTCTTTGTGAAAATTCTGGAG GAAGAAAATCCTGACTGGTATTCCAGGGAATTTACCGATATTCCAGAACCTGTCGTAGATGTCCAAATCAAT ACAAAAGATGAGCCTGTTGTTGAGAATGGGAACTCATTAAGCGAGACAAAGACAGTTTCTACTGAGAATGGACGTTTGTCAGAAACCCAAGATAAAGATGTAGTCTCGGAAGACCCAAATACTGTTTCTGTATATAACCAGTGGACTGCACCCCAAACATCAGGGCAGCGGCCAAAGGCTCGTTATgag CATGGAGCAGCAGTTATTCAAGATaagatgtatatatatggtGGAAATCACAATGGCCGTTACCTTGGTGATCTTCAT GTGCTAGATTTAAAAAATTGGACTTGGTCAAAAGTTGAAACCAAAGTTGCAACTGATACTGAATCAGAGGAAACATCTCCAACACTACTATCTCCTTGTGCTGGTCATTCTCTG ATACCGTGGGACAACAAATTGCTGTCTATTGGTGGTCATGCTAAGAATCCCTCAGAATCGATGCAAG TTAAAGTCTTTGATACCCATACCTGTACATGGTCAATCTTGAAGACATATGGAAAACCACCG GTTTCACGTGGAGGCCAGTCAGTCACAGTCGTGGGTAAAACCTTGGTGATATTTGGTGGGCAAGATGCAAAGAGATCACTTCTGAACGATTTGCATGAACTTGATCTAGAAACTATGACCTGGGATGAGATAGATGCCAT AGGTGTTTCTCCTTCTCCAAGGTCTGATCATGCTGCTGCACTGCATGCAGAACGTTACCTTCTTATCTTTGGTGGGGGCTCACATGCTACCTGTTTCGGTGATCTGCATGTCCTTGATTTGCAGACT ATGGAGTGGTCAAGACCAGCACAACAAGGTGAGGCACCAACTCCCCGATCTGGACATGCTGGCGTGACAATTGGGGAGAACTGGTTTATCGTTGGTGGAGGTGATAACAAGAGTG GGGCATCTGAAAGTATTGTACTAAACATGTCAACTCTTACATGGTCGGCAGTGGCTTCAGTTCAAGGACGTGTACCTCTTGCTAGTGAG GGATTAAGTTTAGTCGTTAGTTCATACAATGGTGAAGATGTTTTAGTTGCTTTTGGTGGATACAATGGACGTTACAACAACGAG ATTAATCTGCTTAAACCGAGCCACAAATCAACACTCCAACCAAAGACTCTAGAAGCGCCTTTGCCAGTTAGTCTTTCTGCTGTTAACAACGCAACAACTAGAGACATCGAGTCAGAAGTTGAGGTGAGCCAAGAAAGCAGAGTACGGGAAATTCTCATGGACAACGCTAACACTGGATCAAAG GTTGAAGGAAACAGCGAACACATTATTGAGATTCTTAAATCCGAGAAGGAAGAACTGGAGGCATCACTGAACAAGGAGCAGATGCAGACTCTCCAACTAAGGCAAGAGTTAGCAGAAGGAGAATCACGTAATACATATTTGAACAag GAACTTCAGTCTGTTCGTGGCCAACTTGCAACCGAACAATCAAGATGTTTCAAACTGGAG GTTGATGTTGCAGAGCTAAGGCAAAAGCTTCAAGCACTGGAAACACTACAAAAGGAACTCGAACTCCTCCAACGCCAAAAGGCTGTCTCTGAACAAGCCGCTACGAACGCTAAACGACAGAGCTCAGGTGGCGTCTGGGACTGGCTCGCTGGAAGCCCTCAGGAGAAAGATGATTCGTcatga
- the LOC108861244 gene encoding protein RALF-like 22 produces the protein MNSRAIYAVIAILALVISAVNASGGGFGDSLDFVRSGSSSLFSGCEGSIAECIAEEEEMEFDSEISRRMLAQKKYISYGAMRKNSVPCSRRGASYYNCQRGAQANPYSRGCSTITRCRR, from the coding sequence atgaactctCGCGCGATCTACGCCGTCATCGCGATCCTCGCGCTCGTAATCTCAGCCGTCAACGCCAGCGGCGGAGGCTTCGGAGACTCGCTTGATTTCGTACGGAGCGGATCTTCTTCGCTCTTCTCCGGATGCGAAGGCTCCATCGCTGAGTGTATAGCGGAGGAAGAGGAGATGGAGTTCGATTCAGAGATCAGCAGGCGCATGTTAGCGCAGAAGAAGTACATTAGCTACGGTGCAATGAGGAAGAACAGTGTACCTTGCTCGCGACGTGGAGCTTCGTACTACAACTGCCAGCGTGGCGCTCAGGCCAATCCTTACAGCCGTGGATGCAGCACCATTACCAGGTGCAGGCGTTGA
- the LOC108858982 gene encoding mitochondrial Rho GTPase 3-like, whose translation MKMIGFGGFHGSPKPVRIVVVGEKGTGKTSLIMAASNEYSQPHQNIPPVLRYTTFPSEWFSDPVPATIIDTSSKPEDREKVVKEVKEADAIVLTFIVDRPETLERLGEYWLPLFRQLEVRVPIIVVGCSIINNEYHNQSGIEIITTSIREQYREIETCFDWSAHARGVFWYAQQAVINPIEPIYDRETSSLKPRCVAALTHVYVLATRDHDYNLNEAGLNNIQARCCYEPLTPSESRGLIEFVQERYPLGVDENGITIDGFLFMNSYLVEQGRTRKVWILLRKFGYNDELRLADDVIPYSTFKRVPDQSVELTDEAISFLRKVYTNLDQYGGNNLGLQMIGFIFQTSPENPWNNALYEDAAEITDDGGLSLEAFLSLWSLMTLIDPGRSVECLICMCYTTSAVRVTRRRLLNRKEHNSERRVVQCFVFGPKNAGKNTLLNGFIGRPYDDDNNNGSDEERYAVKMVDNCGVTGDTKKTLVLKKIQIREDGILPSDEALGACDVAIFVYDFSDECSWKRAINLLVDVATASEDAGLEFPCLMVAAKTDLDSFPDAIQEATKAAQDIGIEAPIPISSKIGDFGNLFQKILTAAEHPHLGIPKTESKKKRNRKLIKRSLMMISIGTGVVIVGMASFRLYAARKHN comes from the exons atgaagatgattgGTTTTGGAGGCTTTCATGGCTCACCAAAACCAGTTCGGATCGTTGTGGTTGGTGAGAAGGGAACCGGGAAAACAAGTTTGATCATGGCTGCATCAAATGAATATTCTCAACCTCATCAAAACATCCCTCCTGTGTTACGATACACTACTTTCCCTTCGGAATGGTTCTCTGACCCTGTTCCTGCCACAATCATCGACACTTCTTCAAA ACCGGAAGATAGAGAAAAGGTCGTTAAGGAAGTGAAAGAAGCAGATGCAATTGTTTTGACGTTTATAGTGGATAGACCAGAGACTTTGGAGCGTTTGGGTGAATATTGGCTTCCTCTGTTTCGACAACTAgag GTGAGAGTCCCTATCATAGTGGTAGGTTGCAGCATTATCAACAATGAGTATCATAATCAAAGCGGCATTGAAATAATAACAACATCTATAAGGGAACAATATAGAGAGATCGAGACATGTTTCGACTGGTCTGCTCAT GCTCGAGGGGTGTTTTGGTATGCACAACAAGCTGTTATTAACCCTATAGAACCAATATATGATCGAGAAACCAGTTCATTGAAGCCTCGTTGTGTTGCTGCGTTAACACATGTATATGTACTCGCTACACGTGACCATGATTACAATCTCAATGAAGCCGGGTTAAACAATATTCAG GCTCGATGCTGCTATGAACCATTGACACCTTCTGAAAGTAGAGGACTAATAGAATTTGTGCAAGAACGGTATCCACTAGGAGTTGATGAAAACGGAATCACAATAGATGGATTCTTGTTTATGAACTCCTACCTTGTGGAACAAGGAAGGACCAGAAAGGTATGGATTCTACTAAGGAAATTTGGGTATAACGATGAGTTAAGACTCGCAGATGACGTGATTCCTTACTCAACATTCAAACGTGTTCCTGATCAG AGTGTTGAGCTGACAGATGAAGCTATTAGTTTCTTAAGGAAAGTCTATACGAATTTGGATCAATACGGT ggTAATAACTTGGGACTTCAAATGATTGGATTTATCTTTCAAACTTCACCTGAAAA TCCTTGGAACAATGCTCTTTATGAAGATGCAGCAGAGATAACTGATGATGGAGGCTTATCACTCGAAGCTTTCCTTTCATTG TGGTCTTTGATGACACTGATAGATCCAGGTAGGAGTGTTGAATGTTTGATTTGTATGTGCTATACAACTTCAGCAGTTCGTGTCACTAGGAGGAGACTGCTAAACCGCAAGGAACATAACTCTGAAAGAAGAGTTGTTCAGTGTTTTGTCTTTGGACCCAAGAATGCTGGAAAAAATACATTGCTCAATGGATTTATCGGAAG GCCATATGATGATGATAACAACAATGGATCAGACGAGGAACGTTATGCTGTTAAAATGGTTGACAACTGTGGTGTAACTGGAgacacaaaaaaaactttagtgTTGAAGAAAATTCAAATTCGAGAAGATGGAATCTTACCATCAGATGAAGCATTGGGTGCTTGTGATGTAGCTATCTTTGTTTACGATTTTTCTGATGAGTGTTCGTGGAAGAGAGCCATTAATTTGCTCGTTGATGTTGCAACCGCTAGTGAAGACGCTGGTCTAGAGTTTCCTTGCCTAATGGTTGCAGCGAAAACTGATCTTGATTCATTCCCAGATGCAATTCAAGAAGCTACTAAG GCTGCACAAGATATAGGGATTGAAGCTCCAATACCAATCAGTTCTAAAATTGGAGATTTTGGCAACTTGTTCCAAAAGATCTTAACCGCGGCCGAGCATCCTCATTTAGGTATACCAAAGACTGAGTCAAAGAAGAAAAGGAATCGAAAGCTAATCAAAAGATCTTTAATGATGATTTCAA ttGGGACAGGGGTTGTGATCGTTGGGATGGCTTCATTTCGTCTCTATGCTGCAAGAAAACATAACTAA
- the LOC108861247 gene encoding acyl-CoA-binding domain-containing protein 4 isoform X1 yields MAMSRATSGPAYPERFYAAASYVGIDGSDSSAKRVSSKFSNDTALIFYALHQQATVGPCNTPKPSAWRPVEQSKWKSWQGLGTMPSMEAMRLFVKILEEENPDWYSREFTDIPEPVVDVQINQTKDEPVVENGNSLSETKTVSTENGRLSETQDKDVVSEDPNTVSVYNQWTAPQTSGQRPKARYEHGAAVIQDKMYIYGGNHNGRYLGDLHVLDLKNWTWSKVETKVATDTESEETSPTLLSPCAGHSLIPWDNKLLSIGGHAKNPSESMQVKVFDTHTCTWSILKTYGKPPVSRGGQSVTVVGKTLVIFGGQDAKRSLLNDLHELDLETMTWDEIDAIGVSPSPRSDHAAALHAERYLLIFGGGSHATCFGDLHVLDLQTMEWSRPAQQGEAPTPRSGHAGVTIGENWFIVGGGDNKSGASESIVLNMSTLTWSAVASVQGRVPLASEGLSLVVSSYNGEDVLVAFGGYNGRYNNEINLLKPSHKSTLQPKTLEAPLPVSLSAVNNATTRDIESEVEVSQESRVREILMDNANTGSKVEGNSEHIIEILKSEKEELEASLNKEQMQTLQLRQELAEGESRNTYLNKELQSVRGQLATEQSRCFKLEVDVAELRQKLQALETLQKELELLQRQKAVSEQAATNAKRQSSGGVWDWLAGSPQEKDDSS; encoded by the exons ATGGCAATGAGTAGAGCAACATCTGGCCCAGCCTACCCGGAGAGATTCTACGCCGCAGCATCTTACGTCGGCATCGACGGATCCGATTCGTCGGCGAAACGCGTCAGCTCGAAATTCTCCAATGACACTGCACTAATTTTCTACGCGCTGCACCAGCAG GCTACTGTAGGACCGTGCAACACTCCGAAACCTAGTGCATGGAGACCTGTGGAGCAAAGCAAGTGGAAAAG TTGGCAGGGTCTCGGAACCATGCCCTCCATGGAGGCGATGCGTCTCTTTGTGAAAATTCTGGAG GAAGAAAATCCTGACTGGTATTCCAGGGAATTTACCGATATTCCAGAACCTGTCGTAGATGTCCAAATCAAT CAGACAAAAGATGAGCCTGTTGTTGAGAATGGGAACTCATTAAGCGAGACAAAGACAGTTTCTACTGAGAATGGACGTTTGTCAGAAACCCAAGATAAAGATGTAGTCTCGGAAGACCCAAATACTGTTTCTGTATATAACCAGTGGACTGCACCCCAAACATCAGGGCAGCGGCCAAAGGCTCGTTATgag CATGGAGCAGCAGTTATTCAAGATaagatgtatatatatggtGGAAATCACAATGGCCGTTACCTTGGTGATCTTCAT GTGCTAGATTTAAAAAATTGGACTTGGTCAAAAGTTGAAACCAAAGTTGCAACTGATACTGAATCAGAGGAAACATCTCCAACACTACTATCTCCTTGTGCTGGTCATTCTCTG ATACCGTGGGACAACAAATTGCTGTCTATTGGTGGTCATGCTAAGAATCCCTCAGAATCGATGCAAG TTAAAGTCTTTGATACCCATACCTGTACATGGTCAATCTTGAAGACATATGGAAAACCACCG GTTTCACGTGGAGGCCAGTCAGTCACAGTCGTGGGTAAAACCTTGGTGATATTTGGTGGGCAAGATGCAAAGAGATCACTTCTGAACGATTTGCATGAACTTGATCTAGAAACTATGACCTGGGATGAGATAGATGCCAT AGGTGTTTCTCCTTCTCCAAGGTCTGATCATGCTGCTGCACTGCATGCAGAACGTTACCTTCTTATCTTTGGTGGGGGCTCACATGCTACCTGTTTCGGTGATCTGCATGTCCTTGATTTGCAGACT ATGGAGTGGTCAAGACCAGCACAACAAGGTGAGGCACCAACTCCCCGATCTGGACATGCTGGCGTGACAATTGGGGAGAACTGGTTTATCGTTGGTGGAGGTGATAACAAGAGTG GGGCATCTGAAAGTATTGTACTAAACATGTCAACTCTTACATGGTCGGCAGTGGCTTCAGTTCAAGGACGTGTACCTCTTGCTAGTGAG GGATTAAGTTTAGTCGTTAGTTCATACAATGGTGAAGATGTTTTAGTTGCTTTTGGTGGATACAATGGACGTTACAACAACGAG ATTAATCTGCTTAAACCGAGCCACAAATCAACACTCCAACCAAAGACTCTAGAAGCGCCTTTGCCAGTTAGTCTTTCTGCTGTTAACAACGCAACAACTAGAGACATCGAGTCAGAAGTTGAGGTGAGCCAAGAAAGCAGAGTACGGGAAATTCTCATGGACAACGCTAACACTGGATCAAAG GTTGAAGGAAACAGCGAACACATTATTGAGATTCTTAAATCCGAGAAGGAAGAACTGGAGGCATCACTGAACAAGGAGCAGATGCAGACTCTCCAACTAAGGCAAGAGTTAGCAGAAGGAGAATCACGTAATACATATTTGAACAag GAACTTCAGTCTGTTCGTGGCCAACTTGCAACCGAACAATCAAGATGTTTCAAACTGGAG GTTGATGTTGCAGAGCTAAGGCAAAAGCTTCAAGCACTGGAAACACTACAAAAGGAACTCGAACTCCTCCAACGCCAAAAGGCTGTCTCTGAACAAGCCGCTACGAACGCTAAACGACAGAGCTCAGGTGGCGTCTGGGACTGGCTCGCTGGAAGCCCTCAGGAGAAAGATGATTCGTcatga